The Actinomycetota bacterium genome contains a region encoding:
- a CDS encoding integration host factor, which yields MALPELDPEQRRQALEKAAFARRVRAELKQMLKTGEVTLRDVLDRADDVEPIAKMRVSEVIESMPSYGKVRARELMERLNIAASRRIRGLGSNQRSALLAAFGESDLR from the coding sequence ATGGCCCTACCTGAGCTCGACCCGGAGCAACGCCGCCAGGCACTCGAGAAGGCCGCTTTCGCCCGCCGTGTCCGCGCCGAGCTCAAACAGATGCTGAAGACAGGAGAGGTGACGCTCCGCGACGTCCTCGACCGGGCCGACGACGTCGAACCGATCGCCAAGATGCGCGTTTCGGAGGTCATCGAGTCCATGCCCAGCTACGGCAAGGTCCGGGCCCGCGAGCTGATGGAGCGGCTCAACATCGCAGCGTCGCGGCGGATCCGTGGCCTGGGCAGCAACCAGCGGTCGGCGCTACTGGCTGCGTTCGGGGAGAGTGACCTCCGGTGA
- the gmk gene encoding guanylate kinase: protein MTGHEAGDRGRLVVISGPSGVGKGTVVRGLLQRRADLELSVSVTTRPPRPGEVDGVDYHFVDDPTFDAMIERGELLEWAHVHRHRSGTPRAGLEERLVKGRDVVLEIDVQGAMQVRDRVGDALLIFLAPPSEEELVRRLVRRGTERDDELAVRQADRARELAAATAFDHVVINDDLDDCVSQVAELVDGGR, encoded by the coding sequence GTGACCGGCCACGAGGCCGGTGATCGTGGCCGCCTCGTGGTGATCTCCGGTCCCAGCGGTGTCGGGAAGGGCACCGTCGTCCGTGGCCTCCTGCAGCGGCGAGCGGACCTCGAACTGTCGGTCTCGGTCACCACGCGTCCGCCCCGACCCGGCGAGGTCGACGGCGTCGACTACCACTTCGTCGATGATCCCACCTTCGACGCGATGATCGAGCGCGGTGAGCTCTTGGAGTGGGCACACGTCCACCGCCACCGCTCGGGCACCCCCCGCGCTGGCCTCGAGGAGCGGCTGGTCAAGGGCCGCGACGTCGTCCTGGAGATCGACGTGCAGGGCGCGATGCAGGTGCGCGATCGCGTCGGCGACGCGCTCCTGATATTCCTGGCTCCCCCCTCCGAGGAGGAACTCGTTCGCCGGCTCGTCAGGCGAGGCACGGAACGAGACGACGAGCTCGCCGTGCGGCAGGCCGACCGTGCCCGCGAGCTCGCGGCCGCGACTGCCTTCGACCACGTCGTCATCAACGACGACCTGGACGACTGTGTCTCCCAGGTCGCCGAACTCGTCGACGGTGGCCGCTGA
- the rpoZ gene encoding DNA-directed RNA polymerase subunit omega: protein MIAITRIDDLIDKVDSRFTLVHLAAKRAREINDYYAQLGEGLGQHVPPLVSTESNKPLSIALQEIAEAKVEPRWPDEQAVVEDPLAFIDEDVSDEDVAGGDVGGEDVPGEDSQA from the coding sequence GTGATCGCCATCACGCGCATCGACGACTTGATCGACAAGGTCGACAGCCGGTTCACGCTGGTCCACCTGGCGGCCAAGCGTGCCCGTGAGATCAACGACTACTACGCACAGCTCGGCGAGGGCCTCGGCCAGCACGTCCCGCCTCTGGTGTCGACCGAGTCGAACAAACCGCTGTCGATCGCCCTGCAGGAGATCGCTGAGGCGAAGGTCGAACCGCGCTGGCCCGACGAGCAGGCGGTGGTCGAGGATCCCCTGGCGTTCATCGACGAGGACGTGTCCGACGAGGACGTGGCCGGCGGGGACGTGGGCGGCGAGGACGTCCCCGGCGAGGACAGCCAGGCGTAG
- the coaBC gene encoding bifunctional phosphopantothenoylcysteine decarboxylase/phosphopantothenate--cysteine ligase CoaBC — protein MPAPRDEAGSQGPPTLEHTRVLLGVTGGIAAYKAALVARLLVRAGATVDVVLTDAASRFVGAATFVGITGRPAHRDLWAELETSSDPEAPRQAPHIHVARRADAVVVAPATAHLLARLSHGLADDLLTNVLLMVTCPVLLAPAMHTEMWEHTATQANVATLRHRGMHLVGPEEGELAGGDVGEGRMAEPDAIIAELARLLAPAGSLAGRSVVVTAGPTREHLDPVRFISNRSSGRMGFALAGEAARRGAEVHLVAGPVQLATPSGVTRHDVVSARDMHDVVLSLADDAHVIVKAAAVADFRPAQAAATKLKKSAGTPDIALERNPDILAELGARRDGHGPPVLVGFAAESEDPERYGREKLEQKRVDLMAVNDISAADAGFEVATNRVLVLGRDGRRIELPLGTKEEIAAHLWDQIGELLGELLG, from the coding sequence GTGCCGGCCCCGCGCGACGAGGCCGGCTCCCAGGGGCCGCCCACCCTCGAGCACACCCGGGTGCTGCTGGGCGTCACCGGCGGGATCGCTGCGTACAAAGCCGCGCTGGTCGCGCGCCTGCTGGTGCGAGCCGGTGCCACCGTCGACGTCGTGCTGACCGACGCTGCCAGCCGCTTCGTCGGGGCAGCCACGTTCGTTGGCATCACCGGCCGCCCCGCCCACCGCGACCTGTGGGCGGAGCTCGAGACCTCCTCCGACCCCGAGGCGCCCCGCCAAGCACCCCACATCCACGTCGCCCGCCGTGCCGACGCGGTCGTCGTGGCTCCTGCCACCGCCCACCTGCTGGCTCGCCTGTCTCACGGCCTGGCCGACGACCTGCTGACCAACGTGCTGTTGATGGTCACCTGCCCGGTGCTGCTGGCCCCGGCCATGCACACCGAGATGTGGGAACACACGGCCACCCAGGCCAACGTCGCCACGCTCCGCCACCGGGGGATGCACCTGGTCGGTCCGGAGGAGGGCGAGCTCGCGGGGGGGGACGTCGGCGAGGGTCGCATGGCCGAACCCGACGCGATCATCGCGGAACTGGCCCGCCTGCTCGCCCCGGCCGGGTCGCTGGCCGGGCGGTCGGTGGTGGTGACCGCCGGTCCCACCCGCGAGCACCTCGATCCGGTGCGGTTCATCAGCAACCGCTCGTCGGGGCGTATGGGGTTCGCTCTGGCCGGCGAAGCCGCCCGACGGGGCGCCGAGGTCCACCTGGTGGCTGGTCCGGTCCAGCTCGCGACCCCCTCGGGGGTCACCCGTCACGACGTCGTGTCGGCCCGCGACATGCACGACGTGGTCCTGTCGCTGGCGGACGACGCTCACGTCATCGTGAAGGCGGCTGCGGTCGCCGACTTCCGCCCCGCGCAGGCTGCCGCAACCAAGCTCAAGAAGTCCGCCGGCACCCCTGACATCGCCCTGGAGCGCAACCCCGACATCCTCGCGGAACTCGGCGCCCGCCGCGACGGACACGGCCCGCCGGTCCTCGTCGGCTTCGCCGCCGAGAGCGAAGACCCGGAGCGGTACGGGCGGGAGAAGCTCGAACAGAAGCGTGTCGACCTCATGGCGGTCAACGACATCAGCGCCGCGGACGCCGGTTTCGAGGTCGCCACCAACCGGGTGCTGGTGTTGGGACGCGACGGGCGGCGGATCGAGCTGCCGCTGGGAACCAAGGAGGAGATCGCCGCTCACCTCTGGGACCAGATCGGCGAACTGCTCGGCGAACTGCTCGGCTAA
- the metK gene encoding methionine adenosyltransferase, whose protein sequence is MPRRTLFTSESVTEGHPDKLADQVSDGVLDAILVNDPAGRVACETLMTTGQVFVAGEISTDCYADIPRIVRDTIIGIGYDHHDAGFDGNTCGVSVAIDEQSPDIAQGVDRAQEARDTSHDELDQLGAGDQGMMFGFACTETDELMPLPIHLAHRLAQRLAAVRKVGEIPYLRPDGKTQVTVAYEDHRPIAIDTVLISAQHRPEIDLNTLLRPDLEELVIKPLLPDDVDTADMRILVNPTGRFELGGPHADAGLTGRKIIVDTYGGSARHGGGAFSGKDPTKVDRSGAYAARWVAKTVVAAGLAERCELQVAYAIGVAHPVSLMIETFGTEQADPDHILKGIRETFDLRPAAIIRDLDLRRPIFQATAAYGHFGRTGAAFTWENTDRADQLRAAVGV, encoded by the coding sequence GTGCCGCGCAGGACCCTCTTCACGTCCGAGTCGGTCACCGAGGGCCACCCCGACAAGCTCGCCGACCAGGTGTCCGACGGTGTCCTCGACGCGATCCTGGTCAACGATCCGGCCGGGCGTGTCGCGTGCGAGACCCTGATGACCACCGGGCAGGTCTTCGTCGCCGGCGAGATCTCCACCGACTGCTACGCCGACATCCCCCGCATCGTGCGCGACACCATCATCGGCATCGGGTACGACCACCACGACGCCGGCTTCGACGGGAACACCTGCGGCGTCTCGGTCGCGATCGACGAGCAGTCACCGGACATCGCTCAGGGCGTCGACCGGGCGCAGGAGGCCCGAGACACCTCCCACGACGAGCTCGACCAGCTCGGTGCCGGTGACCAGGGGATGATGTTCGGCTTCGCCTGCACCGAGACCGACGAGCTGATGCCGCTCCCGATCCACCTCGCGCACCGGCTGGCGCAGCGGCTCGCGGCCGTGCGGAAGGTCGGCGAGATCCCCTACCTGCGACCCGACGGGAAGACGCAGGTCACCGTCGCCTACGAGGACCACCGTCCGATCGCCATCGACACGGTCCTGATCTCCGCCCAGCATCGCCCCGAGATCGACCTCAACACGCTGCTGCGCCCCGACCTCGAGGAGTTGGTCATCAAGCCGCTCCTCCCCGACGACGTCGACACCGCGGACATGCGCATCCTGGTCAACCCCACCGGACGCTTCGAGCTCGGGGGCCCCCACGCGGACGCGGGCCTGACCGGGCGGAAGATCATCGTGGACACCTACGGCGGGTCCGCCCGCCACGGCGGGGGAGCGTTCAGCGGGAAGGACCCGACCAAGGTCGACCGGTCTGGTGCCTACGCCGCACGCTGGGTCGCCAAGACGGTGGTCGCTGCTGGTCTCGCGGAGCGCTGTGAGCTGCAGGTGGCCTACGCCATCGGCGTCGCCCACCCGGTCTCGCTCATGATCGAGACGTTCGGGACGGAGCAGGCAGATCCCGACCACATCCTGAAAGGGATCCGCGAGACGTTCGACCTCCGGCCGGCGGCGATCATCCGCGACCTGGACCTGCGACGGCCGATCTTCCAGGCGACCGCGGCCTACGGCCACTTCGGCCGAACCGGCGCGGCGTTCACCTGGGAGAACACCGACCGGGCCGATCAGTTGCGGGCCGCGGTCGGCGTGTGA